From the genome of Candidatus Zixiibacteriota bacterium:
CGCTCCGGCAGCAAGTGTCATCGCCTCAGCCTCGACCGGCTGATTTCACCTTGCTTCCTCTCCCGCTAATCAATTTCTTCCCAGCCAAGGAACTGAATCAGGAGCCGCTAATGACCATGCATCAATCTCCCCTCTCAGACGCTCTGCTCAAGGCTGCCATGGCGGAGCGCGAAGGCCACAGCTTTTACATGATGGCCGCCAATACGACCCAGGACCCCAAAGGCAAGCAGGTCTTCGAACAGCTCGCCCGCGAAGAACTCGAGCACTTAAGTTTTCTCAAGACCCACTACGACTCGTTGCTGCAGACCGGCCGCCTCGACGTCAACGCGCGTCTCGGCCACGGTTCCGATCTGGCCGGCAGCTTCCCGATCTTCACCGCGGCGATCAAATCGCGCGTCAAGGACGCCCACTTCGAAAT
Proteins encoded in this window:
- a CDS encoding ferritin family protein; its protein translation is MTMHQSPLSDALLKAAMAEREGHSFYMMAANTTQDPKGKQVFEQLAREELEHLSFLKTHYDSLLQTGRLDVNARLGHGSDLAGSFPIFTAAIKSRVKDAHFEMSALAIGIQLERDAIKFYQEQAQSSLDPEARRFFGELATWEAGHYNALLRQQEELKGDYWSGAGFSPF